Proteins from a single region of Miscanthus floridulus cultivar M001 unplaced genomic scaffold, ASM1932011v1 fs_764_2_3, whole genome shotgun sequence:
- the LOC136532995 gene encoding myb-related protein 330-like: MGRSPCCEKAHTNKGAWTKEEDQRLVAYIKAHGEGCWRSLPKAAGLLRCGKSCRLRWINYLRPDLKRGNFTEEEDELIIRFHGLLGNKWSLIAGRLPGRTDNEIKNYWNTHIKRKLIARGIDPKTHRPLGVSTSAAAASSHRHDHLSARSSCSPETSTGACHSVDDDSASAPNDGGIDLNLSIGPPSEATAFTVTVSTADEARTSRSNKRRDLRACEHQ, translated from the exons ATGGGGAGGTCGCCGTGCTGCGAGAAGGCGCACACGAACAAGGGCGCCTGGACCAAGGAGGAGGACCAGCGGCTCGTCGCCTACATCAAGGCCCACGGCGAAGGCTGCTGGCGGTCGCTCCCCAAGGCGGCGGGCCTGCTGCGCTGCGGCAAGAGCTGCCGCCTCCGGTGGATCAACTACCTCCGCCCAGACCTCAAGCGCGGCAACTTCACCGAGGAGGAAGACGAACTCATCATCAGGTTCCACGGGCTCCTCGGAAACAA GTGGTCTCTGATCGCCGGGCGGCTGCCGGGTCGAACGGACAACGAGATCAAGAACTACTGGAACACGCACATCAAGCGCAAGCTCATCGCCCGCGGCATCGACCCCAAGACGCACAGACCGCTCGGTGTCTCCACCTCCGCTGCCGCAGCAAGCAGCCATCGCCACGACCACCTGTCAGCGCGGTCCAGCTGCTCGCCGGAGACCAGTACTGGAGCCTGCCACAGCGTTGACGATGACAGCGCATCTGCTCCGAACGACGGTGGCATCGACCTCAACCTATCCATAGGCCCGCCGAGCGAGGCAACCGCCTTCACCGTCACAGTCTCCACTGCCGACGAGGCAAGAACAAGCAGAAGCAACAAGCGGAGAGATCTTAGGGCATGCGAACATCAGTAG